The following proteins come from a genomic window of Pararhodobacter sp.:
- the def gene encoding peptide deformylase: MTLRNILIHPDPRLKKVCAPIEAVTPEIGALAEDMLQTMYDAPGVGLAAPQVGILQRVFVMDCVKEEDAPAKPMVLINPEITWTSEEMNTHEEGCLSIPDQYAQVTRPKMVRMRWLGLDGKLHEEEFDDLWATCAQHELDHLNGKLFIDYLGAMKRQMITRKMVKLKRESARD; the protein is encoded by the coding sequence ATGACACTGCGAAACATCCTGATTCATCCCGATCCGCGCCTGAAAAAGGTCTGCGCCCCCATTGAGGCCGTGACCCCAGAGATTGGCGCTTTGGCCGAGGATATGTTGCAAACGATGTATGATGCCCCCGGCGTCGGCCTTGCCGCACCGCAGGTCGGCATCTTGCAGCGGGTGTTCGTGATGGATTGCGTCAAAGAAGAAGATGCGCCGGCAAAACCGATGGTGCTGATCAATCCCGAGATCACCTGGACCTCGGAGGAGATGAACACCCATGAAGAGGGCTGCCTGTCGATCCCGGATCAATACGCGCAGGTGACACGCCCGAAGATGGTGCGTATGCGCTGGCTGGGGCTGGACGGGAAGCTGCATGAAGAGGAATTCGATGACCTCTGGGCGACCTGCGCGCAGCACGAACTGGACCACCTGAACGGCAAGCTGTTCATTGATTATCTGGGCGCGATGAAGCGGCAGATGATCACCCGCAAGATGGTGAAGCTGAAGCGCGAATCCGCGCGGGAC